One Fibrobacter sp. UWB16 DNA window includes the following coding sequences:
- a CDS encoding glycoside hydrolase family 5 protein, protein MLKQHIRVAALCSAFSFALVSNSFAADLPTANEMFAKMGFGINIGNTMEVPGNPTGWGNKFPTEAYIDSVKAAGFSTIRIPCAWDSHASNGVINKSWMDSVQTVVDMCMRAGLVTVLNIHWDGGWLEENLKDAKKDEVNAKQKSYWTQIATHFKNYNENLLFASANEPATTDDNYKHETEILMVYHQTFVDAVRATGGNNASRTLVIQGPSTSIDRTSEVMPVSKLPKDVFANRLMVEVHFYDPYTYTLLNDVVDWGAQVYPQYYWGDDLATGADIVHNCGYNAWAGAMGDKCTSAQIQDQFGKMKKNFVDKGVPVIIGEFGANDRVGVLTGDKYAKHRKGRLAYYDAVMKLAKQNKVVPIAWDTGHEGENNMTIIRRQTEPDGSVFDKDVLNIMRHAYGLDDYVNNGITHVENFKTDDGTISVFKRNRPAQSRSLRTSRTYDLLGKQNPQARVVKVKK, encoded by the coding sequence ATGTTGAAACAGCACATTCGCGTTGCTGCTCTTTGCAGCGCGTTCTCTTTTGCATTGGTGTCAAATTCCTTCGCGGCAGATTTGCCGACGGCAAACGAAATGTTTGCGAAGATGGGCTTTGGCATAAACATTGGAAACACGATGGAAGTTCCAGGGAATCCGACGGGGTGGGGCAATAAGTTCCCGACCGAGGCGTATATTGATTCGGTCAAGGCGGCGGGCTTCAGCACGATTCGCATTCCTTGCGCTTGGGATAGCCATGCGAGTAACGGAGTCATCAACAAAAGTTGGATGGATTCGGTGCAGACTGTGGTGGATATGTGCATGCGCGCGGGGCTAGTGACGGTTCTCAATATCCATTGGGATGGCGGCTGGCTCGAAGAAAATTTGAAGGATGCCAAGAAGGACGAGGTGAACGCCAAGCAGAAATCTTACTGGACGCAAATCGCAACGCACTTCAAAAACTATAACGAAAATTTGCTTTTCGCCAGTGCAAACGAGCCCGCGACAACAGACGATAATTACAAGCACGAAACTGAAATTTTGATGGTTTATCATCAGACGTTCGTGGATGCAGTGCGTGCGACAGGCGGCAATAACGCAAGCCGTACGCTCGTGATTCAGGGCCCTTCGACAAGCATCGACCGCACGAGTGAAGTGATGCCTGTGAGCAAGCTCCCGAAGGATGTGTTTGCAAACCGCCTGATGGTCGAAGTGCATTTCTATGACCCTTATACCTACACGCTGTTGAATGACGTTGTTGATTGGGGCGCTCAAGTCTATCCGCAGTATTACTGGGGCGACGACCTCGCGACTGGTGCGGATATTGTGCATAACTGCGGCTACAACGCTTGGGCAGGTGCCATGGGCGACAAGTGCACGAGTGCTCAAATTCAGGACCAGTTTGGCAAGATGAAAAAGAACTTTGTCGATAAGGGCGTGCCTGTGATTATCGGCGAGTTCGGTGCTAATGACCGCGTTGGCGTGTTGACGGGCGACAAGTATGCGAAACACCGCAAGGGCCGCCTCGCTTATTACGATGCCGTGATGAAACTTGCAAAACAAAACAAGGTGGTGCCGATTGCTTGGGATACCGGTCACGAAGGCGAAAACAACATGACGATTATCCGCCGCCAGACAGAACCGGACGGCTCCGTGTTTGACAAGGACGTTCTGAACATCATGCGTCATGCTTACGGCCTTGACGATTACGTGAACAACGGCATTACGCATGTGGAAAACTTCAAGACCGACGATGGAACGATTTCCGTTTTCAAGCGCAATCGCCCGGCGCAGTCCCGCAGCTTGCGCACCTCCCGCACTTACGACTTGCTCGGCAAGCAGAACCCGCAGGCAAGAGTCGTGAAAGTGAAAAAATAA